Proteins encoded together in one Planctopirus ephydatiae window:
- a CDS encoding DnaA/Hda family protein — MLAALLARSQSALASQEPFLVLPENHFAYTAAMRIVEPMGSMAVQGPRITLVYGPKGGGKSHLVRHVARETLKRLARGKLLLANAHEFCQWLLEAHDQKAVVEAHEKLRSLEVLILDGFDELQDRADLQQQLLCVIDLMADAGGHVLIVSEKAPGELRGLSTRLVNRCHGGLCALLKWPGTDSRKQLALHFAHQKHLPMSEAAALELAENLAGSPAQLIIAIQQIELMARREHSTADLSLIKRYLQGELLVPTITIHQVALQVAEEFGVTIEALKSKSRHQSVVLPRHCAMLLARQMTAATLEEIGRFFGDRNHTTVSHGCAKLEELLPGAPTLRQVLQKIRGRFPASHNRTG, encoded by the coding sequence ATGCTCGCCGCACTATTGGCGCGCAGCCAATCTGCACTCGCCTCTCAGGAGCCGTTTCTCGTGCTCCCGGAGAATCATTTTGCCTATACGGCAGCGATGCGAATTGTCGAACCGATGGGTTCGATGGCAGTGCAAGGGCCACGCATCACGCTGGTGTACGGCCCCAAGGGTGGTGGCAAATCTCATCTGGTGCGTCATGTGGCCCGCGAAACTTTGAAGCGGTTGGCCCGTGGCAAACTCCTCCTGGCCAATGCCCATGAGTTCTGCCAGTGGCTGCTGGAAGCTCACGATCAGAAAGCTGTCGTCGAAGCCCATGAGAAACTCCGCAGTCTCGAGGTTCTGATTCTCGATGGCTTTGATGAACTGCAGGATCGTGCCGACTTGCAGCAGCAATTGCTCTGTGTCATTGATCTCATGGCCGATGCCGGCGGACATGTCCTCATCGTCAGTGAAAAAGCACCGGGTGAGCTGCGCGGGCTTTCCACTCGATTGGTCAACCGTTGTCACGGAGGATTGTGCGCACTCCTCAAGTGGCCTGGCACGGACAGCCGCAAGCAACTTGCTCTCCATTTCGCTCACCAGAAGCATCTCCCGATGAGCGAAGCCGCCGCTCTGGAACTGGCGGAGAATCTGGCAGGCTCACCAGCACAGTTGATTATCGCGATCCAGCAGATTGAACTGATGGCGCGACGGGAACATTCGACAGCCGATCTCTCTTTGATCAAACGGTACCTGCAGGGTGAACTTCTCGTTCCCACGATTACCATCCATCAGGTGGCTTTGCAGGTGGCTGAAGAGTTCGGCGTCACCATCGAAGCTCTTAAGAGTAAATCCCGGCATCAATCTGTGGTCCTCCCCAGGCATTGTGCCATGCTGCTGGCCAGGCAGATGACCGCTGCCACACTCGAGGAGATTGGTCGCTTCTTTGGAGATCGAAACCATACGACGGTCTCGCATGGATGCGCGAAACTCGAAGAACTTTTACCGGGGGCACCGACATTGAGGCAGGTGCTCCAGAAAATCCGCGGGCGATTCCCGGCCAGCCACAATCGCACGGGTTAA